The sequence below is a genomic window from Plasmodium coatneyi strain Hackeri chromosome 13, complete sequence.
ttttttttttttttttttaaacctttcGCAATTCACCAGTTTGTTATGTTAAGCGTAAATTCCCTCGGGAAGAAGTAATAACGTCCCCTTTTGCGACAGcgtttttgtttgtttttttttttctcccttttctttaaattgaaaaaaattattttgcgCGTTCGCATACAATTGTACGTTCGTACATGCGCTTGTTTTCATAACGTGTTTATTTACTTGGTCGCCGTTCGGTTTATCCCCCTCGCATTGCAAACCACTTGACAACTTGACACGTTTGCTCTCTTCGCATCTGTGCCACGCAGGTCATCCACACAGAATAGTTCCCACTGCACGGATTGTTCCCCGCTACCCGTTTCCCCTtagtcgtttttttttttttttttttttttctttcccgaCCAAGAAAAGATGGACAAAATATCACCAGAAATTTTAGCCGCCAGGGCGAAGCTGAAGGAGAAGATGGGAGGAAACCTGAGACAAATCGGTGGCAAAGGAAGTgccagaagaaaaataaaaaaggtcCATAAAAACTCCATGTccaatgagaagaaaatcaacttaattttaaaaaaaattggtgcCTCCTACTTTGGGGACGTCGATGAGATATGTGTTTACAAAGCAGGAGATACCTACATGGAGTTTAAGAAGCCAAAGCTCTCTGCGTCGTTGCAGTCCAACACCTATGTCGTCACGGGAAAATTCACGGAACAGAAAATtgacataaataaaatattcgaGGGACtgaagggaaacaaaaatgtagataTGAATCTTCtggagaaaattaaaaatgaccCCAACATAAAAAACTTGCTCAACAAGGAAAACAACGGAAATGCGAAGAAGGAGGATGCCGTGCAGGAGGCCACTGAGGTCCCGGATCTTGTAGAGAATTTTGAGGAAGTTtccaaggaggaggagaagtaATGGAAAGGCTGTCCAGTTGGAGAGTTACCCACCCGGCGGATCCatttaatcctttttttttttttttttacacaccaTGCGTACGTCTTCCCTTGGCGCAGGTGCATATGTACGCCTATATTGTGTTCCCCTCCGTGTGCACAACACACCCATTAGTAAAAAACTTACCTCAAAACGGACAGCACCCCGCGAGCATAAACGcgtgtttttaattttttaaccaaCTAAACGAGCTGGCCAAATAACGTCATGCAACTGTACAACGAggagttgcaaaaaaaaaaaaaaaaaaaaaaatataccccCGCGGGAGTAGTTCCACTGCTTATAGGCAACTCTGAATTTGATTCAGTTGGGGCTACACCTTAAAAGGGAAACGCACACAAATATATGCCAATGCGTGTGAACCGTGTCACACCCCCTGCGgcgttattttattttattttattttattttttgggggCCCCTTTGTGTATCGCCCAGCTGATCAACCTTCACGAATGGACATTCCCGTCGGAAAGCAGATTTAGCTAGCTGTTATCTTTCCCCacagtgggaaaaaaaaaaaaaaaaaagtaggcctcttttattcttttggCGAACAGACAAGTGAGAGCTGCAATGGCAGCGGTGAGGGAATGGACGGGTTACTACCGCCCATGAGCGAAGCGGCTGGACATCTCCCCGTTTCATGATCAAATGGAAGAacaccatccttttttttttttgtttcaccgGAGGGGCGCCCCCCAAAAGGAAGGCGCTTGGACTGTAATCCTCCTCCCCAATCTGTGAGAAAATGTATAGAGCGTGCTTGTCCCATTTGTAAAAACATGGTAAAATACCCCATGGCGGgatgttctctttttttttttttttttttttttttccctgcgcCACTAAAAGGGTTACAAACGATCgggagagaaaagaaaaaaaaaatgaaaagatcGCACTCCAGAACGGGCCTTATCAATCATCTCGTATGTTTTGGAAAAtctggatttttttttttttttcctcacccaCCCAATGTGACGCTTAAATAAGGTAGCCTTTCTTCCCCCGTTGACTGCACCTCGCGGTATTTGCGGGGGAcccctttttccacttggCGCGCCTGTGCGGCTTATTCGTGGTAAGGCAATCCCggggaggtaaaaaaaaaaaaaaaaaaaaaaaaaaaaagtatcgCTCTAGCGACCGTGACCCATATGCCTGGGTGTTGCGTGGTGAGCAGTTCTTTCATTTCTAGTGGAAGTGGCATTTTTTGCGCTCCCTTGGTATCCCCGCGGGTATATGCCCTCCTATACTTTTCATATGCAAATATACTtatgtaataaaaatgtaagcgACGACTCGGCAGGGAAACTCATTCACGCCACGCGTTTCGCACCGCATGTTTTGCgcaactgtttttttttgccacgcAGGAATACCGTTGAACTATTTTACcattttactatttttttttattttattatttttttttttttttccattcatgTGTTCCAACGAAAGAGGGAAACCCCcacaggaagaggaaaaaaataaataaaaaggtcACGTGAGCCATTCGAAAGAGAATCGTTGCATTTGGCAGAGCGGCCCACACGATTGCATCGGGAGAAGGACGTATACGTAATAAAAGCATAGCTACAGGTAAAGCCGTGTGAATGTTTTCCTGCCTGACCGCGTATTCTGATCTGAGAGAGGAAACAACAAAACCCCCCTCCCCAAAACGCGCTCGCACAGATATATAGGCTAATATTATTCTTGCCCGTTTTCATCACAGGTAGCTAATTCAACCCTGCTGAACATATATCTCACAActtgaaaaaatgggaggCAAGTCAAAGGGAAAGAGATCTGGCACGAGGTATAAGTTTTCCAAGAAATTCAGAAAACATGGAGAATGCTCAGCgaacaaatttttgg
It includes:
- a CDS encoding Nascent polypeptide-associated complex subunit beta, which encodes MDKISPEILAARAKLKEKMGGNLRQIGGKGSARRKIKKVHKNSMSNEKKINLILKKIGASYFGDVDEICVYKAGDTYMEFKKPKLSASLQSNTYVVTGKFTEQKIDINKIFEGLKGNKNVDMNLLEKIKNDPNIKNLLNKENNGNAKKEDAVQEATEVPDLVENFEEVSKEEEK